One window from the genome of Homo sapiens chromosome 19 genomic patch of type FIX, GRCh38.p14 PATCHES HG109_PATCH encodes:
- the BRME1 gene encoding break repair meiotic recombinase recruitment factor 1 isoform 4 (isoform 4 is encoded by transcript variant 9) translates to MKDEDRGSGAFSLETIAESSAQSPGCQLLVETLGVPLQEATELGDPTQADSARPEQSSQSPVQAVPGSGDSQPDDPPDRGTGLSASQRASQDHLSEQGADDSKPETDRVPGDGGQKEHLPSIDSEGEKPDRGAPQEGGAQRTAGAGLPGGPQEEGDGVPCTPASAPTSGPAPGLGPASWCLEPGSVAQGSPDPQQTPSRMGREGEGTHSSLGCSSLGMVVIADLSTDPTELEERALEVAGPDGQASAISPASPRRKAADGGHRRALPGCTSLTGETTGESGEAGQDGKPPGDVLVGPTASLALAPGSGESMMGAGDSGHASPDTGPCVNQKQEPGPAQEEAELGGQNLERDLEGFRVSPQASVVLEHREIADDPLQEPGAQQGIPDTTSELAGQRDHLPHSADQGTWADSLAVELDFLLDSQIQDALDASDFEAPPEQLFPSGNKPGPCWPGPSSHANGDPVAVAKAQPRTFVGIQASEASRMEDATNVVRGLIVELSNLNRLIMGTHRDLEAFKRLNYRKTKLGGKAPLPYPSKGPGNIPRGDPPWREL, encoded by the exons atgaaGGATGAGGACCGTGGGAGTGGGGCCTTTAGCCTG GAAACAATCGCAGAGTCCAGCGCCCAGAGTCCAGGATGCCAGCTGCTAGTGGAGACCCTGGGGGTCCCCCTCCAGGAGGCCACGGAGCTGGGGGACCCAACGCAGGCAGACAGTGCCCGCCCTGAGCAGAGCAGCCAGAGCCCTGTGCAGGCGGTGCCCGGCAGTGGGGATTCTCAGCCTGATGACCCTCCAGACAGGGGGACGGGGTTGTCCGCCTCACAGAGGGCCAGCCAAGACCACCTGTCAGAACAAGGGGCCGATGACAGCAAGCCTGAGACAGACAGGGTTCCAGGTGACGGTGGCCAAAAGGAACACCTACCAAGCATTGATTCTGAAGGGGAGAAGCCAGACAGAGGAGCCCCCCAGGAGGGAGGGGCCCAAAGGACAGCAGGGGCTGGCCTGCCTGGAGGGCCCCAGGAGGAGGGAGACGGTGTCCCCTGTACCCCAGCATCAGCTCCTACCTCAGGCCCTGCTCCAGGACTGGGCCCTGCCTCTTGGTGCCTGGAACCCgggtctgtggcccagggctcCCCTGACCCCCAGCAGACCCCCAGCAGGATGGgtagggaaggggaagggactCATAGCAGCCTGGGATGCTCCTCCCTCGGGATGGTTGTCATCGCAGACCTGAGCACAGACCCCACTGAGCTGGAAGAGAGGGCTCTGGAGGTGGCTGGGCCCGATGGGCAGGCCAGTGCCATATCACCTGCCTCTCCCAGGAGGAAGGCCGCTGATGGAGGCCACAGGAGGGCCTTGCCAGGCTGCACCTCGCTCACTGGGGAaaccacaggagaaagtggggagGCAGGGCAGGATGGCAAGCCCCCCGGCGATGTCCTAGTGGGCCCTACAGCCTCCCTGGCTCTGGCACCTGGGAGCGGAGAGTCCATGATGGGTGCTGGAGATTCCGGTCATGCATCCCCGGACACAGGTCCATGTGTCAATCAGAAGCAGGAGCCAGGTCCTGCTCAAGAGGAAGCCGAGTTAGGTGGCCAGAACCTCGAACGAGACCTCGAGGGGTTCCGTGTGTCCCCGCAAGCCTCTGTTGTGCTGGAACACAGAGAAATAGCAGACGACCCTCTCCAGGAGCCCGGGGCTCAGCAGGGCATTCCAGACACCACCTCAGAGCTGGCAGGGCAGCGAGACCACCTGCCTCATTCTGCAGACCAGGGCACCTGGGCAGACTCTTTAGCTGTGGAACTCGACTTCCTGCTGGACAGCCAGATACAGGATGCCCTGGACGCCTCTGACTTCGAAGCCCCACCTGAGCAG CTCTTTCCTTCGGGGAACAAGCCGGGCCCTTGCTGGCCGGGCCCCAGCTCACATGCCAATGGAGACCCTGTTGCAGTGGCCAAGGCCCAGCCGAG GACCTTCGTGGGGATCCAGGCCTCTGAGGCCTCCAGGATGGAGGATGCCACCAACGTCGTGCGTGGCCTCATCGTTGAGCTCTCCAACCTGAA CCGGCTGATCATGGGCACCCACCGGGACCTGGAAGCTTTCAAGCGCCTTAACTACCGGAAGACAAAGCTGGGAGGCAAAGCCCCCCTGCCTTACCCTTCCAAGGGGCCTGGGAATATCCCTCGAGGGGACCCACCCTGGAGGGAGTTGTAG
- the BRME1 gene encoding break repair meiotic recombinase recruitment factor 1 isoform 7 (isoform 7 is encoded by transcript variant 10), with the protein MTKRKKLRTSGEGLCPPKPLKNPRLGDFYGDPQSSMLGCLHHPEEPEGKLGPVPSTQQHGEEPGKAVSSSPDEETGSPCRLLRQPEKEPAPLPPSQNSFGRFVPQFAKSRKTVTRKEEMKDEDRGSGAFSLLFPSGNKPGPCWPGPSSHANGDPVAVAKAQPSRLIMGTHRDLEAFKRLNYRKTKLGGKAPLPYPSKGPGNIPRGDPPWREL; encoded by the exons gAGAGGGACTCTGTCCTCCAAAACCCCTAAAGAACCCAAGGCTAGGAGACTTCTATGGGGACCCCCAGAGTTCCATGTTGGGCTGTTTACATCACCCTGAGGAGCCAGAGGGCAAATTGGGACCTGTTCCCTCTACACAGCAGCACGGGGAGGAACCAGGAAAGGCCGTCTCCAG CTCCCCTGATGAGGAAACAGGATCTCCCTGCCGGCTCCTCCGTCAACCAGAAAAGGAGCcagctccccttcctccttcccag AACTCATTCGGGAGGTTTGTTCCCCAGTTTGCAAAATCCAGGAAGACAGTgacaagaaaagaagagatgaaGGATGAGGACCGTGGGAGTGGGGCCTTTAGCCTG CTCTTTCCTTCGGGGAACAAGCCGGGCCCTTGCTGGCCGGGCCCCAGCTCACATGCCAATGGAGACCCTGTTGCAGTGGCCAAGGCCCAGCCGAG CCGGCTGATCATGGGCACCCACCGGGACCTGGAAGCTTTCAAGCGCCTTAACTACCGGAAGACAAAGCTGGGAGGCAAAGCCCCCCTGCCTTACCCTTCCAAGGGGCCTGGGAATATCCCTCGAGGGGACCCACCCTGGAGGGAGTTGTAG
- the BRME1 gene encoding break repair meiotic recombinase recruitment factor 1 isoform 3 (isoform 3 is encoded by transcript variant 3), giving the protein MTKRKKLRTSGEGLCPPKPLKNPRLGDFYGDPQSSMLGCLHHPEEPEGKLGPVPSTQQHGEEPGKAVSSSPDEETGSPCRLLRQPEKEPAPLPPSQNSFGRFVPQFAKSRKTVTRKEEMKDEDRGSGAFSLETIAESSAQSPGCQLLVETLGVPLQEATELGDPTQADSARPEQSSQSPVQAVPGSGDSQPDDPPDRGTGLSASQRASQDHLSEQGADDSKPETDRVPGDGGQKEHLPSIDSEGEKPDRGAPQEGGAQRTAGAGLPGGPQEEGDGVPCTPASAPTSGPAPGLGPASWCLEPGSVAQGSPDPQQTPSRMGREGEGTHSSLGCSSLGMVVIADLSTDPTELEERALEVAGPDGQASAISPASPRRKAADGGHRRALPGCTSLTGETTGESGEAGQDGKPPGDVLVGPTASLALAPGSGESMMGAGDSGHASPDTGPCVNQKQEPGPAQEEAELGGQNLERDLEGFRVSPQASVVLEHREIADDPLQEPGAQQGIPDTTSELAGQRDHLPHSADQGTWADSLAVELDFLLDSQIQDALDASDFEAPPEQLFPSGNKPGPCWPGPSSHANGDPVAVAKAQPSRLIMGTHRDLEAFKRLNYRKTKLGGKAPLPYPSKGPGNIPRGDPPWREL; this is encoded by the exons gAGAGGGACTCTGTCCTCCAAAACCCCTAAAGAACCCAAGGCTAGGAGACTTCTATGGGGACCCCCAGAGTTCCATGTTGGGCTGTTTACATCACCCTGAGGAGCCAGAGGGCAAATTGGGACCTGTTCCCTCTACACAGCAGCACGGGGAGGAACCAGGAAAGGCCGTCTCCAG CTCCCCTGATGAGGAAACAGGATCTCCCTGCCGGCTCCTCCGTCAACCAGAAAAGGAGCcagctccccttcctccttcccag AACTCATTCGGGAGGTTTGTTCCCCAGTTTGCAAAATCCAGGAAGACAGTgacaagaaaagaagagatgaaGGATGAGGACCGTGGGAGTGGGGCCTTTAGCCTG GAAACAATCGCAGAGTCCAGCGCCCAGAGTCCAGGATGCCAGCTGCTAGTGGAGACCCTGGGGGTCCCCCTCCAGGAGGCCACGGAGCTGGGGGACCCAACGCAGGCAGACAGTGCCCGCCCTGAGCAGAGCAGCCAGAGCCCTGTGCAGGCGGTGCCCGGCAGTGGGGATTCTCAGCCTGATGACCCTCCAGACAGGGGGACGGGGTTGTCCGCCTCACAGAGGGCCAGCCAAGACCACCTGTCAGAACAAGGGGCCGATGACAGCAAGCCTGAGACAGACAGGGTTCCAGGTGACGGTGGCCAAAAGGAACACCTACCAAGCATTGATTCTGAAGGGGAGAAGCCAGACAGAGGAGCCCCCCAGGAGGGAGGGGCCCAAAGGACAGCAGGGGCTGGCCTGCCTGGAGGGCCCCAGGAGGAGGGAGACGGTGTCCCCTGTACCCCAGCATCAGCTCCTACCTCAGGCCCTGCTCCAGGACTGGGCCCTGCCTCTTGGTGCCTGGAACCCgggtctgtggcccagggctcCCCTGACCCCCAGCAGACCCCCAGCAGGATGGgtagggaaggggaagggactCATAGCAGCCTGGGATGCTCCTCCCTCGGGATGGTTGTCATCGCAGACCTGAGCACAGACCCCACTGAGCTGGAAGAGAGGGCTCTGGAGGTGGCTGGGCCCGATGGGCAGGCCAGTGCCATATCACCTGCCTCTCCCAGGAGGAAGGCCGCTGATGGAGGCCACAGGAGGGCCTTGCCAGGCTGCACCTCGCTCACTGGGGAaaccacaggagaaagtggggagGCAGGGCAGGATGGCAAGCCCCCCGGCGATGTCCTAGTGGGCCCTACAGCCTCCCTGGCTCTGGCACCTGGGAGCGGAGAGTCCATGATGGGTGCTGGAGATTCCGGTCATGCATCCCCGGACACAGGTCCATGTGTCAATCAGAAGCAGGAGCCAGGTCCTGCTCAAGAGGAAGCCGAGTTAGGTGGCCAGAACCTCGAACGAGACCTCGAGGGGTTCCGTGTGTCCCCGCAAGCCTCTGTTGTGCTGGAACACAGAGAAATAGCAGACGACCCTCTCCAGGAGCCCGGGGCTCAGCAGGGCATTCCAGACACCACCTCAGAGCTGGCAGGGCAGCGAGACCACCTGCCTCATTCTGCAGACCAGGGCACCTGGGCAGACTCTTTAGCTGTGGAACTCGACTTCCTGCTGGACAGCCAGATACAGGATGCCCTGGACGCCTCTGACTTCGAAGCCCCACCTGAGCAG CTCTTTCCTTCGGGGAACAAGCCGGGCCCTTGCTGGCCGGGCCCCAGCTCACATGCCAATGGAGACCCTGTTGCAGTGGCCAAGGCCCAGCCGAG CCGGCTGATCATGGGCACCCACCGGGACCTGGAAGCTTTCAAGCGCCTTAACTACCGGAAGACAAAGCTGGGAGGCAAAGCCCCCCTGCCTTACCCTTCCAAGGGGCCTGGGAATATCCCTCGAGGGGACCCACCCTGGAGGGAGTTGTAG
- the BRME1 gene encoding break repair meiotic recombinase recruitment factor 1 isoform 1 (isoform 1 is encoded by transcript variant 7) codes for MTKRKKLRTSGEGLCPPKPLKNPRLGDFYGDPQSSMLGCLHHPEEPEGKLGPVPSTQQHGEEPGKAVSSSPDEETGSPCRLLRQPEKEPAPLPPSQNSFGRFVPQFAKSRKTVTRKEEMKDEDRGSGAFSLETIAESSAQSPGCQLLVETLGVPLQEATELGDPTQADSARPEQSSQSPVQAVPGSGDSQPDDPPDRGTGLSASQRASQDHLSEQGADDSKPETDRVPGDGGQKEHLPSIDSEGEKPDRGAPQEGGAQRTAGAGLPGGPQEEGDGVPCTPASAPTSGPAPGLGPASWCLEPGSVAQGSPDPQQTPSRMGREGEGTHSSLGCSSLGMVVIADLSTDPTELEERALEVAGPDGQASAISPASPRRKAADGGHRRALPGCTSLTGETTGESGEAGQDGKPPGDVLVGPTASLALAPGSGESMMGAGDSGHASPDTGPCVNQKQEPGPAQEEAELGGQNLERDLEGFRVSPQASVVLEHREIADDPLQEPGAQQGIPDTTSELAGQRDHLPHSADQGTWADSLAVELDFLLDSQIQDALDASDFEAPPEQLFPSGNKPGPCWPGPSSHANGDPVAVAKAQPRTFVGIQASEASRMEDATNVVRGLIVELSNLNRLIMGTHRDLEAFKRLNYRKTKLGGKAPLPYPSKGPGNIPRGDPPWREL; via the exons gAGAGGGACTCTGTCCTCCAAAACCCCTAAAGAACCCAAGGCTAGGAGACTTCTATGGGGACCCCCAGAGTTCCATGTTGGGCTGTTTACATCACCCTGAGGAGCCAGAGGGCAAATTGGGACCTGTTCCCTCTACACAGCAGCACGGGGAGGAACCAGGAAAGGCCGTCTCCAG CTCCCCTGATGAGGAAACAGGATCTCCCTGCCGGCTCCTCCGTCAACCAGAAAAGGAGCcagctccccttcctccttcccag AACTCATTCGGGAGGTTTGTTCCCCAGTTTGCAAAATCCAGGAAGACAGTgacaagaaaagaagagatgaaGGATGAGGACCGTGGGAGTGGGGCCTTTAGCCTG GAAACAATCGCAGAGTCCAGCGCCCAGAGTCCAGGATGCCAGCTGCTAGTGGAGACCCTGGGGGTCCCCCTCCAGGAGGCCACGGAGCTGGGGGACCCAACGCAGGCAGACAGTGCCCGCCCTGAGCAGAGCAGCCAGAGCCCTGTGCAGGCGGTGCCCGGCAGTGGGGATTCTCAGCCTGATGACCCTCCAGACAGGGGGACGGGGTTGTCCGCCTCACAGAGGGCCAGCCAAGACCACCTGTCAGAACAAGGGGCCGATGACAGCAAGCCTGAGACAGACAGGGTTCCAGGTGACGGTGGCCAAAAGGAACACCTACCAAGCATTGATTCTGAAGGGGAGAAGCCAGACAGAGGAGCCCCCCAGGAGGGAGGGGCCCAAAGGACAGCAGGGGCTGGCCTGCCTGGAGGGCCCCAGGAGGAGGGAGACGGTGTCCCCTGTACCCCAGCATCAGCTCCTACCTCAGGCCCTGCTCCAGGACTGGGCCCTGCCTCTTGGTGCCTGGAACCCgggtctgtggcccagggctcCCCTGACCCCCAGCAGACCCCCAGCAGGATGGgtagggaaggggaagggactCATAGCAGCCTGGGATGCTCCTCCCTCGGGATGGTTGTCATCGCAGACCTGAGCACAGACCCCACTGAGCTGGAAGAGAGGGCTCTGGAGGTGGCTGGGCCCGATGGGCAGGCCAGTGCCATATCACCTGCCTCTCCCAGGAGGAAGGCCGCTGATGGAGGCCACAGGAGGGCCTTGCCAGGCTGCACCTCGCTCACTGGGGAaaccacaggagaaagtggggagGCAGGGCAGGATGGCAAGCCCCCCGGCGATGTCCTAGTGGGCCCTACAGCCTCCCTGGCTCTGGCACCTGGGAGCGGAGAGTCCATGATGGGTGCTGGAGATTCCGGTCATGCATCCCCGGACACAGGTCCATGTGTCAATCAGAAGCAGGAGCCAGGTCCTGCTCAAGAGGAAGCCGAGTTAGGTGGCCAGAACCTCGAACGAGACCTCGAGGGGTTCCGTGTGTCCCCGCAAGCCTCTGTTGTGCTGGAACACAGAGAAATAGCAGACGACCCTCTCCAGGAGCCCGGGGCTCAGCAGGGCATTCCAGACACCACCTCAGAGCTGGCAGGGCAGCGAGACCACCTGCCTCATTCTGCAGACCAGGGCACCTGGGCAGACTCTTTAGCTGTGGAACTCGACTTCCTGCTGGACAGCCAGATACAGGATGCCCTGGACGCCTCTGACTTCGAAGCCCCACCTGAGCAG CTCTTTCCTTCGGGGAACAAGCCGGGCCCTTGCTGGCCGGGCCCCAGCTCACATGCCAATGGAGACCCTGTTGCAGTGGCCAAGGCCCAGCCGAG GACCTTCGTGGGGATCCAGGCCTCTGAGGCCTCCAGGATGGAGGATGCCACCAACGTCGTGCGTGGCCTCATCGTTGAGCTCTCCAACCTGAA CCGGCTGATCATGGGCACCCACCGGGACCTGGAAGCTTTCAAGCGCCTTAACTACCGGAAGACAAAGCTGGGAGGCAAAGCCCCCCTGCCTTACCCTTCCAAGGGGCCTGGGAATATCCCTCGAGGGGACCCACCCTGGAGGGAGTTGTAG
- the BRME1 gene encoding break repair meiotic recombinase recruitment factor 1 isoform X4: MKDEDRGSGAFSLETIAESSAQSPGCQLLVETLGVPLQEATELGDPTQADSARPEQSSQSPVQAVPGSGDSQPDDPPDRGTGLSASQRASQDHLSEQGADDSKPETDRVPGDGGQKEHLPSIDSEGEKPDRGAPQEGGAQRTAGAGLPGGPQEEGDGVPCTPASAPTSGPAPGLGPASWCLEPGSVAQGSPDPQQTPSRMGREGEGTHSSLGCSSLGMVVIADLSTDPTELEERALEVAGPDGQASAISPASPRRKAADGGHRRALPGCTSLTGETTGESGEAGQDGKPPGDVLVGPTASLALAPGSGESMMGAGDSGHASPDTGPCVNQKQEPGPAQEEAELGGQNLERDLEGFRVSPQASVVLEHREIADDPLQEPGAQQGIPDTTSELAGQRDHLPHSADQGTWADSLAVELDFLLDSQIQDALDASDFEAPPEQLFPSGNKPGPCWPGPSSHANGDPVAVAKAQPRRTTSSLPQATSEPSSSLLCVRRAPSPPHHARGLRSLSPPPVPSHSPPRSQRWVAALSVTWHLNLPLCRGGSLSIIYGQVSVSVWQGWRRVWDSALGCVWPPHPPPPSPPLAEGGSVPASCRHSL, from the exons atgaaGGATGAGGACCGTGGGAGTGGGGCCTTTAGCCTG GAAACAATCGCAGAGTCCAGCGCCCAGAGTCCAGGATGCCAGCTGCTAGTGGAGACCCTGGGGGTCCCCCTCCAGGAGGCCACGGAGCTGGGGGACCCAACGCAGGCAGACAGTGCCCGCCCTGAGCAGAGCAGCCAGAGCCCTGTGCAGGCGGTGCCCGGCAGTGGGGATTCTCAGCCTGATGACCCTCCAGACAGGGGGACGGGGTTGTCCGCCTCACAGAGGGCCAGCCAAGACCACCTGTCAGAACAAGGGGCCGATGACAGCAAGCCTGAGACAGACAGGGTTCCAGGTGACGGTGGCCAAAAGGAACACCTACCAAGCATTGATTCTGAAGGGGAGAAGCCAGACAGAGGAGCCCCCCAGGAGGGAGGGGCCCAAAGGACAGCAGGGGCTGGCCTGCCTGGAGGGCCCCAGGAGGAGGGAGACGGTGTCCCCTGTACCCCAGCATCAGCTCCTACCTCAGGCCCTGCTCCAGGACTGGGCCCTGCCTCTTGGTGCCTGGAACCCgggtctgtggcccagggctcCCCTGACCCCCAGCAGACCCCCAGCAGGATGGgtagggaaggggaagggactCATAGCAGCCTGGGATGCTCCTCCCTCGGGATGGTTGTCATCGCAGACCTGAGCACAGACCCCACTGAGCTGGAAGAGAGGGCTCTGGAGGTGGCTGGGCCCGATGGGCAGGCCAGTGCCATATCACCTGCCTCTCCCAGGAGGAAGGCCGCTGATGGAGGCCACAGGAGGGCCTTGCCAGGCTGCACCTCGCTCACTGGGGAaaccacaggagaaagtggggagGCAGGGCAGGATGGCAAGCCCCCCGGCGATGTCCTAGTGGGCCCTACAGCCTCCCTGGCTCTGGCACCTGGGAGCGGAGAGTCCATGATGGGTGCTGGAGATTCCGGTCATGCATCCCCGGACACAGGTCCATGTGTCAATCAGAAGCAGGAGCCAGGTCCTGCTCAAGAGGAAGCCGAGTTAGGTGGCCAGAACCTCGAACGAGACCTCGAGGGGTTCCGTGTGTCCCCGCAAGCCTCTGTTGTGCTGGAACACAGAGAAATAGCAGACGACCCTCTCCAGGAGCCCGGGGCTCAGCAGGGCATTCCAGACACCACCTCAGAGCTGGCAGGGCAGCGAGACCACCTGCCTCATTCTGCAGACCAGGGCACCTGGGCAGACTCTTTAGCTGTGGAACTCGACTTCCTGCTGGACAGCCAGATACAGGATGCCCTGGACGCCTCTGACTTCGAAGCCCCACCTGAGCAG CTCTTTCCTTCGGGGAACAAGCCGGGCCCTTGCTGGCCGGGCCCCAGCTCACATGCCAATGGAGACCCTGTTGCAGTGGCCAAGGCCCAGCCGAG GCGAaccacctcctccctcccacagGCCACCAGTGAGCCGTCCTCCAGCCTGCTGTGTGTGAGGAGGGCACCCTCTCCCCCGCACCATGCCCGGGGTCTCCGCAGCCTGTCCCCTCCTCCCGTGCCCTCCCACAGCCCTCCTCGAAGCCAGCGCTGGGTGGCTGCCCTCTCTGTTACCTGGCACTTGAACCTGCCTCTCTGCAGAGGCggcagcttatcaattatttatgGCCAAGTTTCTGTTTCTGTCTGGCAGGGGTGGAGGAGGGTTTGGGACTCAGCCCTTGGCTGTGTGTGGCCCCcacaccctcctcctccttctcctcccctagCAGAGGGCGGCTCTGTCCCTGCCTCCTGCCGTCACTCCCTGTGA
- the BRME1 gene encoding break repair meiotic recombinase recruitment factor 1 isoform 5 (isoform 5 is encoded by transcript variant 5), whose translation MKDEDRGSGAFSLETIAESSAQSPGCQLLVETLGVPLQEATELGDPTQADSARPEQSSQSPVQAVPGSGDSQPDDPPDRGTGLSASQRASQDHLSEQGADDSKPETDRVPGDGGQKEHLPSIDSEGEKPDRGAPQEGGAQRTAGAGLPGGPQEEGDGVPCTPASAPTSGPAPGLGPASWCLEPGSVAQGSPDPQQTPSRMGREGEGTHSSLGCSSLGMVVIADLSTDPTELEERALEVAGPDGQASAISPASPRRKAADGGHRRALPGCTSLTGETTGESGEAGQDGKPPGDVLVGPTASLALAPGSGESMMGAGDSGHASPDTGPCVNQKQEPGPAQEEAELGGQNLERDLEGFRVSPQASVVLEHREIADDPLQEPGAQQGIPDTTSELAGQRDHLPHSADQGTWADSLAVELDFLLDSQIQDALDASDFEAPPEQLFPSGNKPGPCWPGPSSHANGDPVAVAKAQPSRLIMGTHRDLEAFKRLNYRKTKLGGKAPLPYPSKGPGNIPRGDPPWREL comes from the exons atgaaGGATGAGGACCGTGGGAGTGGGGCCTTTAGCCTG GAAACAATCGCAGAGTCCAGCGCCCAGAGTCCAGGATGCCAGCTGCTAGTGGAGACCCTGGGGGTCCCCCTCCAGGAGGCCACGGAGCTGGGGGACCCAACGCAGGCAGACAGTGCCCGCCCTGAGCAGAGCAGCCAGAGCCCTGTGCAGGCGGTGCCCGGCAGTGGGGATTCTCAGCCTGATGACCCTCCAGACAGGGGGACGGGGTTGTCCGCCTCACAGAGGGCCAGCCAAGACCACCTGTCAGAACAAGGGGCCGATGACAGCAAGCCTGAGACAGACAGGGTTCCAGGTGACGGTGGCCAAAAGGAACACCTACCAAGCATTGATTCTGAAGGGGAGAAGCCAGACAGAGGAGCCCCCCAGGAGGGAGGGGCCCAAAGGACAGCAGGGGCTGGCCTGCCTGGAGGGCCCCAGGAGGAGGGAGACGGTGTCCCCTGTACCCCAGCATCAGCTCCTACCTCAGGCCCTGCTCCAGGACTGGGCCCTGCCTCTTGGTGCCTGGAACCCgggtctgtggcccagggctcCCCTGACCCCCAGCAGACCCCCAGCAGGATGGgtagggaaggggaagggactCATAGCAGCCTGGGATGCTCCTCCCTCGGGATGGTTGTCATCGCAGACCTGAGCACAGACCCCACTGAGCTGGAAGAGAGGGCTCTGGAGGTGGCTGGGCCCGATGGGCAGGCCAGTGCCATATCACCTGCCTCTCCCAGGAGGAAGGCCGCTGATGGAGGCCACAGGAGGGCCTTGCCAGGCTGCACCTCGCTCACTGGGGAaaccacaggagaaagtggggagGCAGGGCAGGATGGCAAGCCCCCCGGCGATGTCCTAGTGGGCCCTACAGCCTCCCTGGCTCTGGCACCTGGGAGCGGAGAGTCCATGATGGGTGCTGGAGATTCCGGTCATGCATCCCCGGACACAGGTCCATGTGTCAATCAGAAGCAGGAGCCAGGTCCTGCTCAAGAGGAAGCCGAGTTAGGTGGCCAGAACCTCGAACGAGACCTCGAGGGGTTCCGTGTGTCCCCGCAAGCCTCTGTTGTGCTGGAACACAGAGAAATAGCAGACGACCCTCTCCAGGAGCCCGGGGCTCAGCAGGGCATTCCAGACACCACCTCAGAGCTGGCAGGGCAGCGAGACCACCTGCCTCATTCTGCAGACCAGGGCACCTGGGCAGACTCTTTAGCTGTGGAACTCGACTTCCTGCTGGACAGCCAGATACAGGATGCCCTGGACGCCTCTGACTTCGAAGCCCCACCTGAGCAG CTCTTTCCTTCGGGGAACAAGCCGGGCCCTTGCTGGCCGGGCCCCAGCTCACATGCCAATGGAGACCCTGTTGCAGTGGCCAAGGCCCAGCCGAG CCGGCTGATCATGGGCACCCACCGGGACCTGGAAGCTTTCAAGCGCCTTAACTACCGGAAGACAAAGCTGGGAGGCAAAGCCCCCCTGCCTTACCCTTCCAAGGGGCCTGGGAATATCCCTCGAGGGGACCCACCCTGGAGGGAGTTGTAG
- the BRME1 gene encoding break repair meiotic recombinase recruitment factor 1 isoform 6 (isoform 6 is encoded by transcript variant 6), which translates to MTKRKKLRTSGEGLCPPKPLKNPRLGDFYGDPQSSMLGCLHHPEEPEGKLGPVPSTQQHGEEPGKAVSSSPDEETGSPCRLLRQPEKEPAPLPPSQNSFGRFVPQFAKSRKTVTRKEEMKDEDRGSGAFSLLFPSGNKPGPCWPGPSSHANGDPVAVAKAQPRTFVGIQASEASRMEDATNVVRGLIVELSNLNRLIMGTHRDLEAFKRLNYRKTKLGGKAPLPYPSKGPGNIPRGDPPWREL; encoded by the exons gAGAGGGACTCTGTCCTCCAAAACCCCTAAAGAACCCAAGGCTAGGAGACTTCTATGGGGACCCCCAGAGTTCCATGTTGGGCTGTTTACATCACCCTGAGGAGCCAGAGGGCAAATTGGGACCTGTTCCCTCTACACAGCAGCACGGGGAGGAACCAGGAAAGGCCGTCTCCAG CTCCCCTGATGAGGAAACAGGATCTCCCTGCCGGCTCCTCCGTCAACCAGAAAAGGAGCcagctccccttcctccttcccag AACTCATTCGGGAGGTTTGTTCCCCAGTTTGCAAAATCCAGGAAGACAGTgacaagaaaagaagagatgaaGGATGAGGACCGTGGGAGTGGGGCCTTTAGCCTG CTCTTTCCTTCGGGGAACAAGCCGGGCCCTTGCTGGCCGGGCCCCAGCTCACATGCCAATGGAGACCCTGTTGCAGTGGCCAAGGCCCAGCCGAG GACCTTCGTGGGGATCCAGGCCTCTGAGGCCTCCAGGATGGAGGATGCCACCAACGTCGTGCGTGGCCTCATCGTTGAGCTCTCCAACCTGAA CCGGCTGATCATGGGCACCCACCGGGACCTGGAAGCTTTCAAGCGCCTTAACTACCGGAAGACAAAGCTGGGAGGCAAAGCCCCCCTGCCTTACCCTTCCAAGGGGCCTGGGAATATCCCTCGAGGGGACCCACCCTGGAGGGAGTTGTAG